Proteins from one Triticum aestivum cultivar Chinese Spring chromosome 7A, IWGSC CS RefSeq v2.1, whole genome shotgun sequence genomic window:
- the LOC123147853 gene encoding uncharacterized protein isoform X1 yields the protein MTGARIRRHVVGAPVRAGRVKHPEAVQAHPQPSLSPALLPLFAPARSPPRSPPTSPTAASPWCPGLMTTAARTLTSTPTQLQTRASSRPWITPISRALNLMLCAMNSLPAERRVAFQGIHTGRRFLACAVKEGRNCGLVEWVDPFWPATMENALTKLWDKYEECRRSKIEDNLESSFAVHNLTQQKIKLQASYERLVEDVNGLLDAQEQRAQME from the exons ATGACAGGGGCCCGCATCCGTCGACACGTCGTTGGCGCACCGGTTCGAGCCGGGCGGGTCAAACACCCCGAAGCGGTGCAGGCCCACCCCCAGCCCTCACTCTCTCCTGCCCTTCTCCCTCTCTTTGCTCCCGCTCGTTCGCCGCCGCGGTCCCCTCCCACATCTCCGACCGCCGCGTCGCCATGGTGTCCTGGTCTGATGACGACAGCAGCAAGAACTCTCACAAGTACGCCGACTCAGCTTCAGACGAGGGCATCATCAAG ACCATGGATAACTCCGATTTCGAGGGCACTAAACCTGATGCTTTGTGCAATGAACTCCCTGCCAGCAGAGAGGCGTGTTGCTTTCCAGGGCATCCATACTGGCAGGAGGTTCCTTGCTTGTGCTGTGAAG GAGGGAAGAAACTGTGGGCTAGTTGAATGGGTTGATCCATTTTGGCCAGCTACAATGGAGAATGCATTGACCAAGTTGTGGGATAAGTATGAAGAGTGCAGGAGGAGCAAGATTGAGGACAATCTGGAAAGCTCATTTGCTGTTCACAATCTGACACAACAGAAGATCAAGTTGCAGGCAAGTTATGAGAGGTTGGTTGAAGATGTCAATGGTCTTTTGGATGCACAGGAGCAGAGGGCTCAGATGGAGTGA
- the LOC123147853 gene encoding uncharacterized protein isoform X2 — translation MLCAMNSLPAERRVAFQGIHTGRRFLACAVKEGRNCGLVEWVDPFWPATMENALTKLWDKYEECRRSKIEDNLESSFAVHNLTQQKIKLQASYERLVEDVNGLLDAQEQRAQME, via the exons ATGCTTTGTGCAATGAACTCCCTGCCAGCAGAGAGGCGTGTTGCTTTCCAGGGCATCCATACTGGCAGGAGGTTCCTTGCTTGTGCTGTGAAG GAGGGAAGAAACTGTGGGCTAGTTGAATGGGTTGATCCATTTTGGCCAGCTACAATGGAGAATGCATTGACCAAGTTGTGGGATAAGTATGAAGAGTGCAGGAGGAGCAAGATTGAGGACAATCTGGAAAGCTCATTTGCTGTTCACAATCTGACACAACAGAAGATCAAGTTGCAGGCAAGTTATGAGAGGTTGGTTGAAGATGTCAATGGTCTTTTGGATGCACAGGAGCAGAGGGCTCAGATGGAGTGA
- the LOC123147854 gene encoding TOM1-like protein 9 — MPQSVLVDRATSESLIGPDWSLNLEICDILNHDPSQAKDVVKSIKKRIGHKNSKIQLLALTLLETLIKNCGDFVHMHVAERDILHEMVKIVKKKPDYHVKEKILILIDTWQEAFGGARARYPQYYAAYQELLRAGAVFPQRSESSVPIYTPPQTQPLQNYPPPALRNTDYRQEAPESSSVPEVSTLSVTEIQNASGIMDVLSEMLNAIDPGNREGLRQEVIVDLVDQCRSYKQRVVQLVNTTSDEELLSQGLSLNDDLQRVLAKHDAIAAGIAVRVEKPKPPQAPANSSPPAKPEGPKEPTQRSSEAAGKVSPFEQLALPAPPSSSTSKPPGEASVGPSIDLLSGDDYFKPEPVNSQALVPVGNSPAASASGHNTLDLVDMFSQSDASNNNHNPVISSPILNSNPNLSAPQAYPAPQHPVPPQLSSFSNGLTSNTIPTYGQGSDLNSASSWNGQLAQGMNQPQQAPNYGQDDQSSDLPPPPWETQPAESDQFQGGQPDRLAMPPGQFGGVPPQSVQVGQPGQVSLSQPLLTGQPGGMQFPPGYVEQPGAQHPQSMPNTQYGGMYPSMQGNQAGGMYPQQMAGDIYQQQMYGGQMAAGYGYGQQPGGYYVPNAGYGYPSANELSQRMNGLAMQNNGLYGTPASSSLQQANRPARPEDSLFGDLVSIAKTKPSKTAANKAGGL; from the exons ATGCCGCAGTCCGTCCTGGTCGATCGCGCGACCAGCGAGTCGCTCATCGGGCCCGACTGGTCCCTCAATCTCGAGATCTGCGACATCCTCAACCACGACCCCTC GCAAGCTAAAGATGTAGTCAAGTCTATCAAGAAGCGGATTGGACACAAGAACTCAAAGATCCAGCTCCTTGCACTAACA CTGCTGGAGACGCTGATTAAAAATTGTGGAGATTTTGTTCACATGCATGTTGCTGAGAGAGATATACTCCATGAAATGGTGAAGATTGTTAAGAAAAAG CCTGATTATCATGTAAAAGAGAAGATACTCATTTTGATTGACACCTGGcaagaagcttttggaggtgctcgTGCAAGATATCCACAATATTATGCGGCATATCAAGAACTGCTG CGTGCTGGAGCCGTATTTCCTCAAAGGTCAGAGAGTTCTGTGCCAATCTATACTCCACCACAAACTCAACCTCTACAGAACTACCCTCCTCCTGCTTTACGTAATACTGATTATCGGCAAGAGGCACCCGAATCATCTTCAGTGCCAGAAGTATCTACACTAAG TGTGACAGAAATTCAGAATGCAAGTGGCATCATGGATGTTCTCTCAGAGATGTTAAATGCTATCGATCCTGGTAACAGAGAG GGTCTAAGGCAGGAGGTCATTGTGGACCTTGTGGACCAATGTCGTTCTTACAAGCAGAGAGTGGTTCAGCTCGTTAACACGACCTC CGATGAAGAGCTGCTAAGCCAGGGCCTTTCATTGAATGATGATTTGCAGCGTGTTCTAGCAAAACATGATGCAATTGCTGCAGGCATAGCTGTTCGGGTAGAAAAGCCAAAACCACCACAGGCCCCTGCGAATAGTTCCCCACCAGCAAAGCCAGAGGGGCCAAAAGAGCCAACTCAAAG GTCTTCTGAAGCTGCCGGTAAGGTTTCTCCATTTGAGCAATTAGCACTTCCTGCTCCTCCATCATCCAGCACCTCAAAGCCCCCTGGAGAAGCATCTGTTGGCCCTAGTATTGACCTACTCAGTGGAGATGATTATTTCAAGCCAGAACCTGTGAATTCCCAAGCCCTTGTTCCTGTTGGCAATTCCCCTGCAGCTTCTGCTTCAGGCCACAATACCTTAGATCTTGTAGACATGTTTTCGCAAAGCGATGCTAGCAATAACAATCACAACCCTGTTATATCGTCCCCAATATTGAACTCAAATCCTAATCTCTCGGCACCACAAGCATATCCTGCTCCACAGCATCCTGTTCCACCACAGCTGTCTTCATTTTCCAATGGGTTGACTTCCAATACAATCCCAACTTATGGTCAAGGTTCTGACCTGAACTCAGCAAGTTCGTGGAATGGGCAGCTTGCTCAAGGAATGAATCAACCACAGCAGGCACCAAATTATG GTCAAGATGATCAAAGCAGCGACCTCCCACCACCACCCTGGGAAACTCAGCCTGCAGAAAGCGATCAGTTCCAAGGTGGTCAACCTGACAGGTTGGCAATGCCACCAGGACAATTTGGAGGCGTTCCACCCCAATCTGTTCAAGTTGGTCAGCCTGGGCAAGTTTCACTGTCGCAACCATTGCTGACTGGGCAACCAGGCGGGATGCAGTTTCCACCAGGATATGTGGAGCAGCCTGGGGCTCAACATCCGCAATCAATGCCAAACACGCAATATGGGGGCATGTATCCTTCAATGCAAGGCAACCAAGCAGGCGGCATGTATCCCCAACAGATGGCAGGAGATATCTACCAACAACAGATGTATGGTGGGCAGATGGCGGCCGGCTATGGCTACGGTCAGCAGCCTGGAGGCTACTATGTCCCAAATGCTGGTTATGGGTATCCCAGTGCGAACGAGCTTTCTCAGAGAATGAACGGACTTGCCATGCAAAACAACGGCTTGTATGGCACACCCGCGTCTTCTTCCCTTCAGCAAGCTAATAGGCCAGCAAGACCCGAAGATTCACTCTTTGGTGATCTGGTCAGCATTGCCAAAACAAAGCCCAGCAAAACTGCAGCTAATAAGGCTGGTGGCTTGTAA